The Peromyscus eremicus chromosome 2, PerEre_H2_v1, whole genome shotgun sequence genome includes the window gcccaggctggcctcgaactcacagagatccgcctggctctgcctcccgagtgctgggattaaaggcgtgcgccaccaccgcccggctatcttttttcttctttaattcttGTTTTCTCATTCCTGTGAAGTGAACGAGGTGACTATAATAGTCAGTCTAACCAGACAGACTTCTTCCTTACCCCACTCCTAGATACTCCATACAACCTTAGTCATATGTACCTGGTGGTGAGCATCTGGTGTATACAAGTGCTCTGCGGTCCTTGGCCCTCCGTGCCTGCCCCTTTGTTCTTTGTCTATTACTAGGCTGCCTGTATAATGATCCCCAGAATCCCTTGCTCATCTGTTTTTATGGCACCTTAGTCCCATAGTTGGCCAATACCAAACCCATGGGCAttatcttagttactattctattgctgtgaagagacaccatgaccaaggcaactttttattttattttattttttatttttattttttatttttttttggcgttttgagacagagtttctctctgtagctttggagtctgtcctggaactcattcaggctggcctcaaactcacaaagatccacatagctctgcctcctgaatgttgggattaaaggcacacaccaccactccctggtgcccaaggcaactcttatttttagaaaagcatttacttgggggcttgcttatagtttcagaggtttagtccgtggtcatcatggtgggaagaggACAGGCATGACACTGGGGCAGTGGCTGACAACTTTGCATcctgatccaaaggcagcagagaGGGAGGGGCGAGGGGAGGAGACTGCCCTGTCTTGGGCTTTttaaaactcaaagcccacccccagtgacacacatgctgcaacaaggctacacctcctaatccttcccaaacagttccaccaactgggaccaaacattcaaacatatgagcctatggggattaTTCTCATTCAGACAACCACAGGCATCTTGAAAGTGCTTAAGAAAAGATAGACACACAGGTGTAGTTATGCACATGTACAGTCCCAGTACTTGAGAAGTACTGATAGGAGAGTGTATTGTGACTTTCTAAAGGAACTGAGCTGCCCCGGCAGCGGTGGCGGCGGcatacgcctttagtcccagcactcggaggcagaggcagaaggatctctgtgagttcaaggccagcctggtctacagagcaagttccaggacaggctccaaagctatacagaaactcctgtcttgaaaaaaacaaaacaaaataaaggaactgaactgacagaatgaatttattaaaaggggatttattagagtagcttacaggctgtggtctgagAAGTTCAGCAATAGCTGTTCCTGgtggaaaggccaagaatctggtagttgttcaggagactggatgtctcagccatCCTAATCTGCGCTGAAGTCACCCAGGAATTTCTAGAGATTGTCGTTCTTCAGTCCATGCTGGACTCTTGAAGTAGGTTCTGATACCGGGAAAGAATGCCACAACAACAGGTAGATAAACtcgccagcaagagtgagggcaagcaggcaaaaagcaaaggcTTCTGCCTCCTTGTCCTACTGTGTGGATTGCCACCAGAAGGTATGTTTTCCCATGTCATATGATCTGTCCTGGTTAgggtttttaattgctgtgaagagacaccatgaccacacagctcttgtaaaggaaaacatttaattggggctggcttacagttcagaggtttagtccattatcatcatggcgagaagcatggcagcagacatggtgctggagaaggagttgagagttctacatcttgatccgcaggcaacaggaggcaactgtgtgccacactgagtatagcttgagcataggagaacgcaaagcccaccccccacccccagtgacacacttccttcaataaggccacacttactGCAGCAGagccacactttctaatagtgccaccTCCTCTGGGGGCCATTTACTTTCAGAACGCCACataatccaatcaagaaaatccctcagctgagcagtggtggcgacacctttaatctcagcactcaggaggcagaggcaggctgcgctctgtgagtttgcagccagcctggtctacagagctagttctaggacagccagggctacacagagaaaccctgccttaaaaaaaaaaaaaaaagaagaagaagaagaagaagaagaagaaaatctttCACAGCATGCCCAGCTGCTTGGactttagttgattccagatgacAACCAAGGTTAGGCATCACAGGACCAGAGGTGtgaagccagcccaggctacatagtgagaccctgtttcaaaagacaaaaacagggctggagagatggctcagtgtggtggtttgaaagaaaatggcccccaaagggagtgcactgttaggagatgtggccttgttggaggaagtgtgtcactgtggggacaggctttgaggtctttttctcatccagcttcactcagtgtgacaatTGTTGCccgcaagatgtaggactctcagttccagcaccacatctgcctgcatgccaccatgctcctggTCATGATAATGGACCGAACATAgcgagccatcccaattaaatgtttatttataatagttgctgtgatcatggtgtctcttcacaacaataaaaaccctgagACACTCAGCATTttagagcactttctgttcttatagccgaattcagttcccagaatgcaTATGGCAGCTCACTAACAGCTGTAAgcacagttccagaggatatgacaccctcttctcgcCTCTGAGGGTAGCACatgatacatatatgcatgcatgcagacaaaagacaaaaaaaaaaaaaggaaaaagaaaagctggacATTCTGAGTGATTTGGGGAGAGGTGGCTATAATTCCTGCAGAACTCTCAAGATTCAGCCTCATCATGGCTGATCACATTGGCTACATCTGTCTCTTCCAGGTTATCATGAAGAAGCTACGAGCATCTGTAAGGAGTCACAGAAAGCCACTAGCCAACCACgagagaaggagaaaatgtgCCCTTAGCAGTAGCCAGGCCACACCCTCTGCCCCTGATGGTAAGGAACTGGCCCTTGCCAGAGTGTCAAGGGACTGGTTTTGCTGGCCATACAAGAGGGCAGATTCAGGCTTGCAGTGTACCGAGGAATTAAGCTAATTCTGACTGTGTTGCTGTGTAACTTTAGACCAAGTGCTCTGGGTGTTTTCTTAACAGTAGAATGGAACAATTTCATCCATACATTCTTCACTGTTGTGTGGCTTTCATGGGATCAAATGAGTATATAATCCTGAATGTGTTTTGAAAATAGGAAAGCACCTTGCATGGGTACTTATTCTGCCTAACTAAAAGTATTGAGTTTTCATTTGTGGTCCAGAGAGAACAAAGACACTCTGACCAGAAATTTGGCCAAGGCTACACGTAACTAGAACTCTGATGTGGTTGTAGCTCTGAAGGTTGAGTGAGATTTGGGTAGGAGAAGCCCTGAGTGGGAGCAGGTTACTACTACAGGTTGCTATGCCCTGGGTCCCTGATGAACCTGGACAAAAGTGATCCCCAAAGGGGCCCGCAGGATGATTCAGTGGAAAAAAGCTTTTGCCACACAAACctaatgacctaagtttgatctccaggacccatggaaaggcagaaggagagaaccaactctgagaacgctgtcttctgacctccatgtgctcacgtggcatgcatgcccacacattcACATCATGCATgcacaataataatgaaataaatattaaatactgaagagccaggggtggtggtcacccttgtaatcccagcacttgggaggttgggacaggaggattaggagctctaaagctagccttggctacacagcaagtttgaggccatcctgttgaggccctgcctcagaaaactgaaaaggatTGCTGGAGAGACATCTTAGCTGTCGGGCAGTTTACAGCTGCCCAGgactccagctctaggaagtCACATACCTCAGATACACACGCACGAGCACTTAAAGATAATTCTTAagaaagggtggggtggggtgagggggtcaTTCCGaagtgtcctggctgtcctgcaggCCAGGCCaagcagaagagagaagagtTACTGCAGGCCTCTGTCTCCCCGTACCATCTGTTCAGAGACATGGCCGATGTCACGACTTTCCGAAGGAACTTGCTCAGCTGGTATGACCAAGAGAAGCGGGACCTACCTTGGAGAAGATGGGTAAGTGGGACAGGGACAGTGGGCTGGGAAGCTGGCACTTAGCTCCTTCGATATTAAGCTTTCACCTGTGGTTTTATTGACAGGTCAAGCAGGAGGCCAATTTGGACAGGCGAGCCTATGCTGGTCAGTATAGAACTGGGCTGCTTTGCCTGGAAGTCCGTGGGTTTAGGGGTTATGCTCAGGTTTGGGGTTAGGACCAGGAGCCAGGGTAAGTTGCAGAACCTCATGTTAACCCCCTTCCCCAGTGTGGGCGTCAGAGGTTATGCTGCAGCAGACCCAGGTTGCCACAGTGATCGACTATTATACCCGATGGATGCAGGTGAtgccagggagggaggggagagttgGCTGGACCCTGGAAAAGGCTTCCTCTGCCACCCTCATCCTTAACCTTATCTCTTTTTGCCTGTCTCGGGTCTCCAGAAGTGGCCAACACTCCAGGACCTGGCCAATGCTTCCCTGGAGGTGAGCCACCCCTGGATAGGGGGAATAGAAACAACTGGGAGAACTACCCCTGATctttgacctctgacccccaccTACAGGAGGTGAACCAGCTTTGGTCTGGCCTGGGCTACTATTCTCGAGGCCGTCGGCTGCAAGAGGGAGCTAGGAAGGTAAATGGACAATGCACTGAAGAACAGGAGGCCGGCGGCCTCAGGTGTCTTAAAACTCAGCCTTCCTACTCCAATCAGGTGGTGGAGGAGCTGGGAGGTCATATGCCACGGACAGCAGAGAccctgcagcagctcctgcctggcGTGGGGCGGTACACAGCCGGAGCCATTGCTTCGATTGCCTTTGACCAGGTTAGGCCGCACGTCACCTTTATTTAATGTGTACACCCCCTTCCTCCAAGTCCAGTCTGACTCCCAGGCCCCTCTGTGCCAGGTAACTGGTGTGGTGGATGGGAATGTTTTACGGGTGCTGTGCCGTGTCCGTGCCATTGGTGCCGATCCCAGCAGCACCCTTGTCTCTCATCACCTCTGGTAAGGTACTGGGCTGATGGGAAATTGGGAAGGGTCTGTTCAAAGGGTTCTTGCTTGTAGTAGTGTTCCTTACGTCTAGGAGCCTAGCTCATCAGCTAGTGGATCCAGCCCGGCCTGGGGACTTCAATCAAGCAGCCATGGAGCTGGGGGCCACAGTCTGTACCCCGCAGCACCCTCTCTGCAGCCGGTGCCCTGTGCAGAGCCTGTGCCGGGCATACCAGCGGGTGAGCCTCCAGAGGAAGAGGTAGGGTGCCCTAGTGAATGACCCTTGCCCTGTGACACCCTCCTCCATCTCTCAGGTGGAGCGGGAACAGCTCTCAGCCCTGCCAGGCAGTCCTGATGTAGAGGAGTGTGGTAAGCGCCAGCCCTGACCCCAGCCTTGACCCCAGCCTGCCCTCCTGGGACTAATCCTCCCCCTGGGCTAGGCACCTAAGGCCACTTGGCCTGAACAGAGTTCGGATCTTTGTTTCCAGCTCTCAAGACTAGACAGTGCCAGCTTTGCCTACCTCCCACAAAACCCTGGGACCCCGCTCTGGGAGTGACCAACTTTCCTCGAAAGGCCAGCCGTAGGCCTCCCAGGGAGGAGTACTCTGCCACTTGTGTTCTGGAGCACCCCAGAGCCACTGGGAGTCCCCTCATCCTGCTGGTCCAAAGGCCTAACTCAGGTACCCGAATATGGGGATTGGAGGGCAGTGTCCTAGCAACAGAGCGGAATAGAAGGGGCAGTAGAAGAAGCTGACCCTGTATCCGGCTGCCGTCAGGTCTGCTGGCGGGACTGTGGGAGTTTCCATCTGTCACCTTGGAGCCCTCAAAACAGCATGAGCACAAAGCCCTTCTGCGGGAGCTGCAGCGCTGGTCTGGACCCCTCCTGGGCGCTCGTCCCCAGCACCTGGGGGAGGTAGGTTGGCAAGGGTGCCAGGAAAGAGGGCTTTCGTGTTCACATTCACAGACAGAACTGGCCCGTCTCTTCTCCCCCAGGTGATCCACGTCTTCTCTCACATCAAACTGACGTATCAAGTGTATAGTCTGGCC containing:
- the Mutyh gene encoding adenine DNA glycosylase isoform X1, with protein sequence MKKLRASVRSHRKPLANHERRRKCALSSSQATPSAPDGQAKQKREELLQASVSPYHLFRDMADVTTFRRNLLSWYDQEKRDLPWRRWVKQEANLDRRAYAVWASEVMLQQTQVATVIDYYTRWMQKWPTLQDLANASLEEVNQLWSGLGYYSRGRRLQEGARKVVEELGGHMPRTAETLQQLLPGVGRYTAGAIASIAFDQVTGVVDGNVLRVLCRVRAIGADPSSTLVSHHLWSLAHQLVDPARPGDFNQAAMELGATVCTPQHPLCSRCPVQSLCRAYQRVEREQLSALPGSPDVEECALKTRQCQLCLPPTKPWDPALGVTNFPRKASRRPPREEYSATCVLEHPRATGSPLILLVQRPNSGLLAGLWEFPSVTLEPSKQHEHKALLRELQRWSGPLLGARPQHLGEVIHVFSHIKLTYQVYSLALEGHTPVAPTPPGAQWLTWEEFHSAAVSTAMKKAPLCCLFLCVSYVFYMNLLLYKREGNVYFKQNCRGRPQAGVELRVLVLSGEGASPVSFSPPPSWLGVPRV
- the Mutyh gene encoding adenine DNA glycosylase isoform X2, with product MKKLRASVRSHRKPLANHERRRKCALSSSQATPSAPDGQAKQKREELLQASVSPYHLFRDMADVTTFRRNLLSWYDQEKRDLPWRRWVKQEANLDRRAYAVWASEVMLQQTQVATVIDYYTRWMQKWPTLQDLANASLEEVNQLWSGLGYYSRGRRLQEGARKVVEELGGHMPRTAETLQQLLPGVGRYTAGAIASIAFDQVTGVVDGNVLRVLCRVRAIGADPSSTLVSHHLWSLAHQLVDPARPGDFNQAAMELGATVCTPQHPLCSRCPVQSLCRAYQRVEREQLSALPGSPDVEECALKTRQCQLCLPPTKPWDPALGVTNFPRKASRRPPREEYSATCVLEHPRATGSPLILLVQRPNSGLLAGLWEFPSVTLEPSKQHEHKALLRELQRWSGPLLGARPQHLGEVIHVFSHIKLTYQVYSLALEGHTPVAPTPPGAQWLTWEEFHSAAVSTAMKKVFHVYEDHRRGTRKGSKRPQMSTPSSRKKPSRGQQILDSFFQPRIPTDTPNSTAQ